The genomic window CGACACCCTGGCGCTCGCCCGCCGCAGGCATCCGGGCGCCAGCAACAGCCTCGACGCGCTCTGCGCCCGCTACGGGATCGACAACTCGCGCCGCACCAAGCACGGCGCGCTCCTCGACGCCGAGATCCTGGCCGAGGTCTATATCGAGCTGATCGGCGGCAAGCAGGCCGATCTCGGCCTGTCGCACCGCGCCGCCGCGCCGGCGCTCCGGCGCGCGAGCGCGGCCGTCGCCCGGGAGGCGCGGCCGCGGATCACGATCTCGCGCCTGACGGATGCCGAGCGCGACGCCCACGCGGCCTTCGTGGCGACGCTCGGCGAGGGCGCGATCTGGCGGGACTACCGGAGCGAGGCGCCGGCGGCGGGCTCGGACGCCGCTTGAGGAAGGCTCGCGCCCCGCTGTCATTCCGGACTCGCGCCTCACCCTCCCCCTCCAGGGCAGGGCTATCGCATATGAGCGATGAGGGAGAAGAGGAAGCGATCGTCCCATCCGGCTCGCTTGGTTTTGGTTTTGATGGAGGCCTTGTCGGGGTGCAGGCGCAGAAGATTGAGCGCGAGCTTGCGCAACAAAGCAAGGTTTTGCGGGGCGTGGTCCTTTCGGCTTCGCGCCGCGTCCTCCTTCAAGCTCACATCCAGAACCCAGTGCAGCTGGTTCTCAATCGTCCAATGAGCGGCTGCGACCTCCAGCATCTCCTGGGCGCGCAGGGGCCGGGAGAGCCCATACCAGCGCACCGTCCTCACCTCAGGGCCGGCGGCGCTCGCCCGCCACGTCTCCACCCGCGCCACCGCGCACAGGCCCGGGAAGTTGATCCCGTGCGCGTCGACCACCACGGCGCTGCGCCGTTCGAAGCGGTCGTGGCCGCCGCTGGGACCGCTCGTGGCCGCCTGAGCCGGATCGACCGCCGCTGTCAGCGCCTGAGCGGCGGACAGAAGGCCGGGCTGGTTGGCCTTCACCGCAAGGGCATAATCGGCCCCGGTGGCCAGGATCGCCTGCGCGGTGTCGGGGCGGCAGTGCAGCGCATCGGCGGTGACGATGCAGCCCTCAAGCCGCAGCAGCGCCAGCGCCTGC from Longimicrobium sp. includes these protein-coding regions:
- a CDS encoding exonuclease domain-containing protein, whose product is DTLALARRRHPGASNSLDALCARYGIDNSRRTKHGALLDAEILAEVYIELIGGKQADLGLSHRAAAPALRRASAAVAREARPRITISRLTDAERDAHAAFVATLGEGAIWRDYRSEAPAAGSDAA
- a CDS encoding ISAs1 family transposase; translated protein: MDRFVACFGEVEDPRALNRRHDFLEVVFVALAAMLCGAEDCTDMAAFARAKLASLREVVALQHGPPSHDTFSRIFRLLAPEPFEAAFAKFTAAFAGALEGVVAIDGKALRGAYDRGRRATPLHLINIWAARARLVIGQRLAPGRNEVLGAKQALALLRLEGCIVTADALHCRPDTAQAILATGADYALAVKANQPGLLSAAQALTAAVDPAQAATSGPSGGHDRFERRSAVVVDAHGINFPGLCAVARVETWRASAAGPEVRTVRWYGLSRPLRAQEMLEVAAAHWTIENQLHWVLDVSLKEDAARSRKDHAPQNLALLRKLALNLLRLHPDKASIKTKTKRAGWDDRFLFSLIAHMR